The following is a genomic window from Chryseobacterium sp. StRB126.
TTGAAAGATGACGGAACGTTTGTTCTCACTTTCGGACAAAGAGATTTTATGGAAAAACTCCCGTTTACAGCTTATGATTTTACCCTCTATAATAATGATGAGATGGAAGAGCTCGTATCTAAAAGTCATTTTAAGAGAATGAAAACTTCTGAAAAAGAAGAAGAAATAAAAAGCAAAACAGGAAACGAAACAATACAAAGAACCTATACAATTTTAACTATAAAAAAATAAAACAATGAGCATATTAGTGAATGATTTAAAGGAAAAATGGGAAGCTCTGAAAGCTGAAAATCCACATGTAAGAATAAGAAATGCTGCAACACAGTTTGGAGTAAGCGAAGCCGAGCTATTGGTAACAAGCATCGGAGAAGGAGTTACAGTTTTAAACCCTGACTTTCCGGGAATTCTTACAGAAGCAGAGAAATTAGGAAAAGTAATGGCACTTACCCGTAATGATGAGTGTGTTCATGAAAGAAAAGGAATTTACCAAAACGGAGATTTCAGCAGTCCTCACGCTCAGCTTTTCGTAGGTGAAGACATTGATCTTAGAATATTCCTTAACCATTGGAAGTTCGCATTTGCAGTAGTAGAGGGAGATAAGAAAAGCATTCAGTTCTTTGGAAAAGACGGATTGGCACTGCATAAAATCTACTTAACTAAAAACAGTGATGAGGCTGCTTTCGATGCTATTGTTGAAAAATTTAAAGCGGAAGGACAAAACCAGACTTTCACCTTTGAAGCAGTCGCTCCAAAACAAGCAGAGAAGCCAGATGCCGAAATAGATGTTGAAGGATTCAAAAAAGCATGGACAGAACTAAAAGATACACATGATTTCTTCATGATGACGAGAAAATTTGGGGTAAGCAGAACACAGGCTCTAAGACTGGCTCCGGAAGGATTTACTCAAAAGATTGATAACTCAAAAGTAGTCAACATTCTTGAAGAAGCTTCTGAAAAGGGTACGCCCATAATGGTTTTCGTAGGAAACAGAGGTATTATTCAGATTCATACCGGAAATGTAAAGAAAACCCTTTGGCATCAGCAATGGTTCAATGTAATGGATCCTGATTTCAACCTGCACTTAGATGTAACGAAAATTGCAGAAGCATGGATTGTGAAAAAACCAACTGAAGACGGAGAGGTTACGGCTATCGAAGTATTCAATAAAGAAGGAGACTTCATCGTTCAGTTCTTTGGAAAAAGAAAACCAGGAATTCCTGAACTTCAGGAATGGAAAGATCTTGTAGCAACTCTTGAACAATAAATAATTAGATGATTTTAAGGGGGCCGTTTTGTTTGTAATATTCAAAGCGGTCTTTTTCTTTTAGCTTTTGGAAAGCATTGTAAAAAGTACCAAAATATTACGTAATTTATGGTTAAATTAAAATAGAAAAGATAGACAATGAAGAATATTTTGATAGCGATTTTCCTGGCAGGTTTCTGTTCCCTTAATGCACAGAACTTTAAAGCATATCAGTTTTATGATCAAAAGGGTAAAGAGGTAAAAACAGATAAATTGGTTAAGGAATTGGCAGATTATGATGTAGTTTTCTTTGGCGAAAATCATAACAGCTCCATCAATCACTGGCTTCAGCTTAAAATAACAGAAGCTTTGTATGAAAAGAAAAACGGACAGCTTATTCTGGGTGCCGAAATGTTTGAAAGAGACAATCAGGCTCAGCTGAATCAGTATTTGAATGGGAAATTTGATGCAAAAACATTGAAAGACTCTGTCCGGTTATGGAATAACTATGCCACAGACTACAAACCCCTGGTAGATTTTGCTAAAAAAAACAAACTGAACTTTATCGCAACGAATATTCCGAGAAGATATGCCTCACAAACAGCAAAAGAAGGAATTGAATCTTTGAATAAGCTAAGCGATAAAGAAAAAACATACATTGCTCAATTACCGATCAAAGTAACTTTAGACACACCGGGATATCCTGAAATGAAAGCCATGATGGGCGATCATGCAGAAGGAACCAAAGTAATGAATTTTATTTCTGCACAAGCAACAAAGGATGCAACCATGGCTGAATCTATCCTGAAAAATATTCAGGCAGGGAAAACCTTTATTCATTATAACGGTAATTATCACAGCAAAGAATTTGGCGGAACTTATTGGTATATCAAACAGAAAAATCCAAATTTAAAAATGGCCGTAATTTCTGTTTTTGAATCAGAAGATCCTGAACTGAAAGTTCCTTCAAAAGAGTATATCCCAACGGAGTTCAATCTGGTTATTCCCGGTGATATGACGAAGACTTTTTAATTCAGTCTCTCGCAGATCACACAGATTTTGCAGATTTTTAATTGTAAAAAGTAATAATTTTATTTACAGGATTAATCAAAATAACAATATCAAATTCAATAGGGGGCTGTCTCAAAAGTCAAATAATTTGGCTTTTGTCATTCTGACGAAGGAAGAATCTCATTGTTGGTCAGTTGTTTGAGATTCTTCATTACATTACATTTCATTTCATTCAGAATGACACTTTTGAGACAGCCTCTTTCTTTTTATAAATATTCCAATGGCTTTAGCCAAAACCTAATAATAAAAACACAAATAGAGATTTAACTACTAACAGCAACCTCCAGCCTCCCTCTTCCAGCTTTCCATCTTAAAACTCCAACATCATTACCGATTTTAACACAACAATCTCTACCTTTGTACTACATCCGGTTTGTATGAAAAAAATATCCATTCTATTTATACTTTTTGCAGGGCTGCTTGATGCCCAGAAACTAACTTCTGATGAACTGTCTATTATCAATCAGGGGAATGCAGATTCGGCGTTACCAATCTATCAGACTACCGATGCTCATCAACATAAAACTTTGCTGAGTATTTCTTCAGAGATTAATCCAACTGACTCTAATACTGCTGTTCTTGTGAAGAGAATGAAGGAATCTCTTCTTTCAACTGATGGCGGAGTAGGTATTGCAGCTCCACAGGTAGGAATTAACCGAAAAGTGATCTGGGTACAACGCTTTGACAAAGAAGGAACTCCTTTAGAATACTTTATCAATCCGGTGATTGTATGGAGGTCTGATTTGCAGAATCTGGGACCTGAAGGTGACTTATCAATTCCTGATTTCAGAGATCAGTTTTACAGAAGCAAAGTCATTCAACTGGAATATTTGGATTTGAAAGGGCAAAAATATTCAGAAATAGTAGAAGGCTTCACCGCTGTGATTTTCCAGCACGAAATAGATCACCTTTTCGGAATTTTAATCTCCGATAAAAAAGAAAAAGAGAAAAACGATTCTTACAAAAAGGTAGATGCCTACCAGAAAAGTGATCTGAATAAAAGATAAGTAATGAGTAATGAGGCGCCAGCTAGACAGTATGCTTCATTGAATCGATACATCGATTCACTCTTTGCCTACTTAAAAATAAAGCATTACGAAAATAAAATTTTGCATTGAGAATATTCACAATCATCCGTGTTCATCTGAGAAAATCTGTGGTTAAAATAAAAAATGAGCTGTTTTTATCTCAAAAACAGCTCATTTCAAATATAATTATAAAAAATTGGATTAATCGTTGTTGGTTACAGAAAGCTTAACCTCAATATTGTTTCTCGTTGCATTAGAATAAGGACAAATCTGATGTGCTTTTTCCGTTAAAGACTGCGCTTCTTCAATAGAAACTCCAGGAATATTAACGTCTAATTCCACTGCCAATCCAAAACCTCCGTTTTCA
Proteins encoded in this region:
- a CDS encoding hemin-degrading factor is translated as MSILVNDLKEKWEALKAENPHVRIRNAATQFGVSEAELLVTSIGEGVTVLNPDFPGILTEAEKLGKVMALTRNDECVHERKGIYQNGDFSSPHAQLFVGEDIDLRIFLNHWKFAFAVVEGDKKSIQFFGKDGLALHKIYLTKNSDEAAFDAIVEKFKAEGQNQTFTFEAVAPKQAEKPDAEIDVEGFKKAWTELKDTHDFFMMTRKFGVSRTQALRLAPEGFTQKIDNSKVVNILEEASEKGTPIMVFVGNRGIIQIHTGNVKKTLWHQQWFNVMDPDFNLHLDVTKIAEAWIVKKPTEDGEVTAIEVFNKEGDFIVQFFGKRKPGIPELQEWKDLVATLEQ
- a CDS encoding ChaN family lipoprotein, whose product is MKNILIAIFLAGFCSLNAQNFKAYQFYDQKGKEVKTDKLVKELADYDVVFFGENHNSSINHWLQLKITEALYEKKNGQLILGAEMFERDNQAQLNQYLNGKFDAKTLKDSVRLWNNYATDYKPLVDFAKKNKLNFIATNIPRRYASQTAKEGIESLNKLSDKEKTYIAQLPIKVTLDTPGYPEMKAMMGDHAEGTKVMNFISAQATKDATMAESILKNIQAGKTFIHYNGNYHSKEFGGTYWYIKQKNPNLKMAVISVFESEDPELKVPSKEYIPTEFNLVIPGDMTKTF
- a CDS encoding peptide deformylase, whose protein sequence is MKKISILFILFAGLLDAQKLTSDELSIINQGNADSALPIYQTTDAHQHKTLLSISSEINPTDSNTAVLVKRMKESLLSTDGGVGIAAPQVGINRKVIWVQRFDKEGTPLEYFINPVIVWRSDLQNLGPEGDLSIPDFRDQFYRSKVIQLEYLDLKGQKYSEIVEGFTAVIFQHEIDHLFGILISDKKEKEKNDSYKKVDAYQKSDLNKR